From one Shewanella sp. GD04112 genomic stretch:
- the nrfD gene encoding NrfD/PsrC family molybdoenzyme membrane anchor subunit, translating into MNNTWGDMAQYDPVTWHWIIAVYLFMAGLSAGSLLIGIGLRWFNKEQAQGETSILKAAAIIGPVAICLGLACLVFDLTKPFHFWLILINYNFQSVMAIGVLALLAYSPLAFAYAILVLRDELPKWGLGFLVPIAKLLMPFRKLIEVLLFILAIGVGAYTGFLISAMNAYPMLNTAVLPALFLVSGLSAGAAANAVLALVMFKTDSHDKTLAKMHGLELPVMAIEIMFLFMLFCALYFKGGAAAAALASLTSGVWASVFWIGVVGIGFGIPLLFMLLPTATRHSKGAMIMVACASLTGVLALRHFIVYAGQSYLS; encoded by the coding sequence ATGAACAATACTTGGGGCGATATGGCGCAATATGATCCCGTCACTTGGCATTGGATCATCGCCGTGTATCTGTTTATGGCGGGCTTATCCGCCGGAAGTTTGCTGATTGGCATTGGCCTGCGTTGGTTTAATAAGGAGCAAGCGCAAGGGGAGACGAGTATTCTCAAGGCCGCAGCCATTATTGGCCCAGTGGCCATTTGCCTAGGCTTGGCATGTTTAGTGTTTGATTTAACTAAGCCTTTCCACTTCTGGCTGATTTTAATCAACTATAACTTCCAGTCTGTAATGGCGATTGGTGTCTTAGCACTACTGGCTTACTCCCCCTTGGCATTTGCCTACGCGATTCTTGTGTTGCGCGATGAGCTGCCAAAGTGGGGCTTAGGTTTCCTCGTGCCTATCGCTAAGCTGCTGATGCCCTTTAGAAAGCTGATTGAAGTGCTGCTGTTTATTCTCGCGATTGGCGTGGGTGCTTATACTGGCTTCTTAATTTCGGCCATGAATGCCTATCCGATGTTGAACACTGCGGTACTGCCAGCGCTGTTTTTAGTCTCTGGTTTATCGGCGGGCGCGGCGGCTAATGCGGTGCTGGCGCTGGTGATGTTCAAGACCGATAGCCACGACAAGACCTTAGCCAAAATGCATGGCTTAGAGCTGCCAGTGATGGCAATCGAAATCATGTTCCTGTTTATGTTGTTCTGCGCCTTGTATTTTAAGGGCGGAGCGGCGGCTGCGGCGCTGGCATCACTCACCTCTGGCGTGTGGGCGAGCGTATTCTGGATTGGCGTGGTCGGGATTGGTTTTGGTATCCCACTGCTATTTATGCTGTTGCCGACCGCGACGCGCCACAGCAAGGGGGCGATGATCATGGTGGCCTGCGCCAGCTTAACCGGCGTGTTAGCACTGAGACACTTTATTGTGTATGCGGGACAAAGCTATCTAAGTTAG